A window of Tautonia plasticadhaerens contains these coding sequences:
- a CDS encoding PEP-CTERM sorting domain-containing protein (PEP-CTERM proteins occur, often in large numbers, in the proteomes of bacteria that also encode an exosortase, a predicted intramembrane cysteine proteinase. The presence of a PEP-CTERM domain at a protein's C-terminus predicts cleavage within the sorting domain, followed by covalent anchoring to some some component of the (usually Gram-negative) cell surface. Many PEP-CTERM proteins exhibit an unusual sequence composition that includes large numbers of potential glycosylation sites. Expression of one such protein has been shown restore the ability of a bacterium to form floc, a type of biofilm.): protein MKMSAAHPSILALALGLSLAGLATPAAAETVIDFDDVDIPGDTELTTFSPYQEDGYTLTATNPPTGFSSGLVFYGENSIFYAGSQAASTFAPDNAPFNILELTNDAGTPFALESIDLARNFAFDPAPTVTFTGVKVGGAEVMQSFTVTTPVGVAEFQTFAFSSDFSDLVALRWGQPILSQGLHQFDNIRIQAIPEPGTAGLLAVGALAIGAARLVRRRPGLPA from the coding sequence ATGAAGATGTCAGCCGCCCACCCCTCGATCCTCGCCCTCGCCCTCGGCCTCTCCCTCGCCGGGCTGGCGACCCCGGCCGCCGCCGAGACCGTCATCGACTTCGACGACGTCGACATCCCCGGCGACACCGAGCTGACCACCTTCTCGCCATACCAGGAAGACGGCTACACCCTGACCGCGACGAACCCACCGACCGGGTTCTCGTCGGGCCTGGTCTTCTACGGGGAGAATTCGATCTTCTATGCCGGGTCGCAGGCGGCGAGCACCTTCGCGCCGGACAACGCCCCGTTCAACATCCTGGAGCTGACCAACGACGCCGGCACGCCGTTTGCCCTGGAATCGATCGACCTGGCGAGGAACTTCGCGTTCGACCCGGCCCCGACGGTGACCTTCACCGGGGTCAAGGTGGGGGGTGCGGAGGTGATGCAGAGCTTCACCGTGACGACCCCCGTGGGGGTGGCGGAGTTCCAGACCTTCGCGTTCTCGTCGGACTTCTCGGATCTGGTGGCATTGCGTTGGGGCCAGCCGATCCTCTCGCAGGGCCTGCACCAGTTTGATAACATCCGAATCCAGGCGATCCCCGAGCCCGGGACCGCCGGGCTCCTGGCGGTCGGGGCGCTGGCGATCGGTGCGGCCCGGCTCGTCCGGAGGCGCCCCGGGCTCCCCGCCTGA
- a CDS encoding cysteine hydrolase family protein produces MPRALLVIDVQNEYFTGALPITHPAGHLDRILGVMDASTGKVPTVVVRHHVPGPDAPFFKRGSEGWELHPEVAGRPRDLLVEKTLPGSFTDTPLEAWLRERGIDTVTIAGYMTHMCCDTTARQAVHRGFTVEFLSDATGTLPLSNSAGEVTAEELHRSILCAQQMLLSEVLPSEKWLERL; encoded by the coding sequence ATGCCCCGTGCCTTGCTCGTGATCGACGTGCAGAACGAGTATTTCACCGGAGCCCTGCCGATCACCCACCCGGCCGGGCACCTCGACCGGATCCTCGGGGTGATGGACGCCTCGACGGGCAAGGTCCCCACGGTCGTCGTCCGGCACCACGTCCCCGGCCCCGACGCGCCCTTCTTCAAGCGGGGCAGCGAGGGCTGGGAGCTGCACCCCGAGGTCGCCGGGCGGCCCCGGGACCTCCTGGTCGAGAAGACCCTGCCGGGCAGCTTCACGGACACGCCGCTGGAGGCCTGGCTCCGGGAGCGCGGGATCGACACCGTCACCATCGCCGGCTACATGACACACATGTGCTGCGACACCACCGCGAGGCAGGCCGTCCACCGGGGCTTCACCGTCGAGTTCCTCAGCGACGCCACCGGCACCCTGCCGCTCTCGAATTCCGCCGGCGAGGTGACCGCCGAGGAGCTCCACCGCTCGATCCTCTGCGCCCAGCAGATGCTGCTGAGCGAGGTCCTGCCGTCGGAGAAATGGCTCGAGCGGCTCTGA
- a CDS encoding spherulation-specific family 4 protein has product MIRLDCPCGKTYVVQDEYAGKRTKCPACQAALVVPTAPAAGADAGAGGKPSPPPWWFDDARQDPSRPAGATPPTPAGAANPAPAPAPAPASGSGTKPKSKSKSRVPVALGGIGLLAVGLAACWAAGLFPGSTEDGGPPPPVTGISSTPAPGGGGTAGASPRSPTIGAPPPAPSPSPGGLDRGPAVAAAGGQVEGSVEARLQLLVPAYFYPAGPGLVEWERLFEAASRVPIVAVANPASGVGERPDPEYVAIIDRAARSGVTVVGYVFTKYGQRPAAEVREEVDRWVDFYPGIRGIFLDAQANQAAFVDHYAALASHVRGAIDDALVVTNPGTTCDEGYADPRVSDVIVIYEGVSGFDRFQLPGWADRASGVRFAALPHQVDAPERMRDYLHLADRRGIDLVYVCGSGFDRLPEFWEDQVESVLRINRGEAP; this is encoded by the coding sequence ATGATCCGGTTGGATTGCCCCTGCGGGAAGACCTACGTCGTCCAGGACGAGTACGCCGGCAAGCGGACCAAGTGCCCGGCCTGCCAGGCCGCGCTGGTGGTCCCGACGGCGCCGGCGGCGGGCGCCGACGCCGGCGCCGGGGGCAAGCCGTCGCCGCCGCCCTGGTGGTTCGACGACGCCCGGCAGGACCCCTCCCGACCGGCCGGGGCCACCCCGCCGACCCCGGCCGGGGCGGCGAATCCGGCCCCGGCGCCCGCCCCCGCGCCCGCGTCGGGGTCGGGGACGAAACCGAAGTCAAAGTCGAAGTCTCGAGTGCCGGTGGCGCTGGGGGGGATCGGGCTGCTGGCCGTCGGCCTGGCGGCCTGCTGGGCCGCCGGGCTCTTCCCGGGCTCGACGGAGGACGGGGGGCCGCCTCCCCCGGTGACCGGGATCTCCTCCACCCCGGCCCCCGGGGGAGGCGGCACGGCCGGGGCCTCCCCCAGGTCCCCGACGATCGGGGCCCCGCCGCCGGCGCCGTCCCCGTCCCCCGGGGGGCTAGACCGCGGGCCGGCCGTCGCGGCGGCGGGGGGGCAGGTCGAGGGATCGGTTGAGGCCAGGCTTCAGCTGCTCGTCCCGGCCTATTTCTACCCCGCCGGGCCGGGGCTGGTGGAATGGGAGCGCCTCTTCGAGGCCGCCTCCCGGGTGCCGATCGTCGCGGTCGCCAACCCCGCCAGCGGCGTCGGCGAGCGGCCCGACCCCGAATACGTCGCCATCATCGACCGGGCGGCCCGGAGCGGCGTCACGGTGGTCGGCTACGTCTTCACCAAATACGGCCAGAGGCCGGCGGCCGAGGTCCGGGAGGAGGTCGACCGCTGGGTCGACTTCTACCCGGGGATCCGGGGCATTTTCCTCGACGCCCAGGCGAACCAGGCGGCCTTCGTCGACCACTACGCCGCCCTGGCCTCCCACGTCCGTGGGGCGATCGACGACGCCCTGGTCGTCACCAACCCGGGCACCACCTGCGACGAGGGCTACGCCGACCCCCGGGTCAGCGACGTGATCGTCATCTACGAGGGGGTCTCCGGCTTCGACCGCTTCCAGCTCCCCGGCTGGGCCGACCGGGCCTCGGGCGTCCGGTTCGCCGCCCTGCCGCACCAGGTCGACGCCCCGGAGCGGATGCGGGACTACCTGCACCTCGCCGACCGGAGGGGCATCGACCTGGTGTATGTTTGCGGGAGCGGCTTCGACCGCCTGCCCGAATTCTGGGAGGATCAGGTCGAGTCCGTGCTTCGGATCAACCGGGGGGAGGCCCCGTGA
- the trpC gene encoding indole-3-glycerol phosphate synthase TrpC encodes MPNSILDEIVATKCREVAEAKKRMPIEELEARAAEAPPVRDFRAALGGPGPIRLIAEVKKASPSAGVIRADFDPVAVARAYQAHGADCLSVLTDVPYFQGHLSYLARVRASVAIPILRKDFLIDEYQVVEARMAGADAVLLIAEILDDDRLSALLARARSLGMSALVELYEEANLDRVLAVGADLVGINNRDLSRMVTDLEHTFRLRPRVPEGVLLVSESGIRGRPDVERLEAAGVDAILVGESLMRSPDLGRAVEELLGLPPGKAAGP; translated from the coding sequence TTGCCGAACTCGATCCTCGACGAGATCGTCGCCACCAAGTGCCGGGAGGTGGCCGAGGCGAAGAAGCGGATGCCGATCGAGGAGCTGGAGGCCCGGGCGGCCGAGGCCCCGCCGGTGCGGGACTTCCGGGCGGCGCTGGGGGGGCCGGGGCCGATCCGGCTGATCGCCGAGGTGAAGAAGGCCAGCCCCTCGGCCGGCGTCATCCGGGCCGACTTCGACCCGGTCGCCGTCGCCCGGGCCTACCAGGCCCACGGGGCCGACTGCCTCAGCGTCCTCACCGACGTGCCGTACTTCCAGGGGCACCTGTCCTACCTCGCCCGGGTCCGGGCGTCGGTGGCGATCCCGATCCTCCGCAAGGACTTCCTGATCGACGAATACCAGGTCGTCGAGGCCCGGATGGCCGGGGCCGACGCCGTGCTGTTGATCGCCGAGATCCTGGACGACGACCGGCTCTCGGCGCTGCTGGCCCGGGCCCGGTCGCTGGGGATGTCGGCCCTGGTCGAGCTGTACGAGGAGGCGAACCTCGACCGGGTGCTGGCCGTCGGGGCGGACCTGGTCGGGATCAACAACCGGGACCTCTCCCGGATGGTGACCGACCTGGAGCACACCTTCCGCCTCCGCCCCAGGGTACCCGAGGGGGTATTGCTCGTCAGCGAGAGCGGCATCCGGGGCCGCCCCGACGTGGAGCGGCTGGAGGCGGCCGGGGTGGACGCGATCCTGGTCGGAGAATCGCTGATGCGATCCCCCGACCTCGGCCGGGCGGTCGAGGAGCTGCTCGGGCTGCCCCCGGGCAAGGCCGCCGGGCCGTGA
- a CDS encoding TolB family protein, with protein sequence MLDRFGPWSSALGDGHSQRLSTFWRRRMLMLAPTRSAPTAPSRRDWLALGVSCVAAAALPTLLLATPEPPAASQDDGPGTIYVQAIAQVDSDAFRVQIAGVYAIDPEAETRERVTDLYGSVRASRDGRMLALSRSGWSGKDLATEIDNPGVWILDAEGEGEPRRLSKFGGVMSWSPDGSELIVSKWRPESSDDGPRREAWRFEVDGSDATKLPIPETEEVNDWSLDGKWLVTVSDRDHPDSTGYQLYLMRPDGTEQRRLTEGNGLNVYPRFSPDGRQIAYLHSEGGEASIWVIDVDGSDRRQVFREQGDDAPGQLCWSPDGRSLAVAMHTWSRDEDGQKYIGVTEDANYRVAIIDLEAGGIRTLDLPPTSWLGGPDWR encoded by the coding sequence ATGCTCGACCGATTCGGCCCCTGGTCCTCCGCCCTGGGGGACGGGCACTCGCAACGGCTCAGCACGTTCTGGAGGCGACGAATGTTGATGCTGGCACCGACCCGATCGGCCCCGACCGCACCCTCCCGGCGAGACTGGCTGGCGCTGGGCGTCTCCTGCGTCGCCGCCGCCGCCCTGCCGACGCTGCTGCTGGCCACGCCCGAACCGCCCGCCGCGTCCCAGGACGACGGCCCCGGCACGATCTACGTCCAGGCCATCGCCCAGGTCGACTCCGACGCCTTCAGAGTCCAGATCGCCGGCGTCTACGCGATCGACCCCGAGGCCGAGACCCGGGAACGTGTCACCGACCTCTATGGCAGCGTCCGGGCCTCCCGGGATGGCCGGATGCTGGCCCTCTCTCGGTCCGGATGGTCCGGCAAGGATTTGGCCACGGAGATCGACAACCCGGGCGTCTGGATCCTCGACGCCGAGGGGGAGGGGGAGCCTCGGCGGCTCTCCAAGTTTGGCGGGGTCATGTCCTGGTCGCCCGACGGCTCGGAGCTGATCGTCAGCAAGTGGCGTCCCGAGTCCTCGGACGATGGGCCTCGGCGTGAAGCCTGGCGATTCGAGGTCGACGGCTCGGATGCCACCAAGCTGCCGATCCCCGAGACCGAAGAGGTCAACGACTGGTCCCTCGACGGCAAATGGCTGGTGACCGTCTCCGACCGTGACCATCCCGACAGCACGGGATATCAACTCTACCTGATGCGGCCCGACGGCACGGAACAGCGCCGGCTCACCGAGGGCAACGGCCTGAACGTCTACCCCCGATTCTCCCCCGACGGCCGCCAGATTGCCTACCTGCACTCCGAAGGCGGGGAGGCCAGCATCTGGGTCATTGACGTCGACGGCTCCGACCGCCGCCAGGTGTTCCGGGAGCAGGGCGACGACGCGCCGGGGCAACTCTGCTGGTCGCCCGACGGCCGTTCGCTCGCCGTCGCGATGCATACCTGGTCCCGGGACGAGGACGGCCAGAAGTACATCGGCGTCACCGAAGACGCCAACTACCGGGTCGCGATTATCGACCTCGAGGCGGGCGGGATTCGCACGCTCGACCTGCCCCCCACCTCCTGGCTCGGCGGCCCCGACTGGCGATGA
- a CDS encoding sialidase family protein, which translates to MMNPQSSLNRRQFVGTLAAAAAAGRLANAGVLAVPDAGPEIRETEHFWYRGAPEGPYLDSQRDHKAFGFDDARIYLSEDNGRTWAHDAAFPDAANITFSCLLENGNILFATRERLFLSTDDLETHRELVVKDRDGGDYRPHAARDPDQPGWYFHPLDGVHTWEIDGREMLVWGNYCNVLGGPVPVNIYYSTDGGETVKLAYSFGRNPHFQEEGTSPESFLGNPDNPVICRHVHGVTYNPADRAFYACTGDIDRGHGNECHWLRGVYDAPADRWDWTVLVSVDANSRYKSGGINFVDGQLYWAADANGPKRPDEAYDRGIFRCDPADLADPSKHTRLFDAEFEMGNMIIQDGVILAGHCAPASTFKTGIAFSPDLGRTWVEYDLAEFGPRSPARFQPKNSDGWFRMDLRKGWIERAEVLFIKPKPGKAS; encoded by the coding sequence ATGATGAACCCGCAATCAAGCTTGAATCGACGCCAGTTCGTGGGCACCCTCGCCGCCGCGGCGGCGGCCGGCCGCCTGGCGAACGCCGGCGTCCTCGCCGTCCCCGACGCCGGCCCCGAGATCCGGGAGACGGAACATTTCTGGTATCGAGGCGCCCCGGAGGGCCCCTACCTCGACTCCCAGCGCGACCACAAGGCGTTCGGATTCGACGACGCCAGGATCTACCTGTCCGAGGACAACGGTCGGACCTGGGCCCACGACGCGGCCTTCCCGGACGCCGCCAACATCACGTTCAGCTGCCTGCTCGAGAACGGGAACATCCTCTTCGCCACGCGAGAGCGGCTGTTCCTGAGCACCGACGACCTCGAGACGCATCGCGAGCTCGTCGTCAAGGATCGGGACGGGGGCGACTACCGGCCGCATGCCGCCCGGGATCCCGACCAGCCCGGCTGGTACTTCCACCCGCTCGACGGCGTCCACACCTGGGAGATCGACGGCCGGGAGATGCTCGTCTGGGGCAACTACTGCAACGTACTCGGCGGGCCGGTGCCCGTGAACATCTACTACTCCACGGACGGCGGGGAGACGGTCAAGCTCGCCTACTCGTTCGGCAGGAACCCGCACTTCCAGGAGGAGGGGACCTCGCCCGAGTCGTTCCTCGGCAATCCGGACAATCCCGTCATCTGCCGACATGTGCACGGGGTGACCTACAACCCGGCCGATCGGGCGTTCTACGCCTGCACGGGGGACATCGACCGGGGGCACGGGAACGAATGCCACTGGCTGCGAGGGGTCTATGACGCCCCTGCCGACCGATGGGACTGGACGGTGCTGGTCTCGGTGGACGCCAATTCCCGGTACAAGTCGGGCGGCATCAACTTCGTCGACGGGCAGCTCTACTGGGCGGCCGACGCCAACGGGCCGAAGCGGCCCGACGAGGCGTATGACCGGGGGATCTTCCGGTGCGACCCGGCCGACCTGGCCGACCCGTCGAAGCATACCCGGCTCTTCGACGCGGAGTTCGAGATGGGGAACATGATCATCCAGGACGGCGTGATCCTGGCCGGGCACTGCGCGCCGGCGTCGACCTTCAAGACGGGCATCGCCTTCTCCCCCGATCTCGGACGGACCTGGGTCGAGTACGACCTGGCCGAGTTCGGCCCCCGGTCTCCCGCCCGCTTCCAGCCGAAGAACAGCGACGGCTGGTTCCGGATGGACCTGCGGAAGGGGTGGATCGAGCGGGCAGAGGTCCTGTTCATCAAGCCGAAACCGGGGAAGGCGAGCTGA
- a CDS encoding prenyltransferase/squalene oxidase repeat-containing protein, translated as MTRKSTLVGTLLLLVSGLPAPVTAQQPITLDDVEEGLPIISADEPGIGRFSAEQAATYLDRSALNWQKTKTCATCHSNLFYLAARPALAEVQPDSGEVRRFYEDYPRVRWQSRTPTEAQGFWPVVVGAGLTLNDAQSSGTLSDEARQVLDLMWTVQREDGGWNWPHCDYAPLEIDDHYGVTVAALAVGVAPGGYAETPRARSGLEKVRTYFEANPPKSLHHRAMLAWCSVRVDGITTPERREQTLAELLARQLDDGGWSTAGLLTDWKGLEVEDDRPLDTATSDGYATGFVIVVARELGVPADDPRLARGISWVMANQRESGKWFTRSPVRDCGNRISNAGSAFDILALQACGELPGGPFGSTKKRDGE; from the coding sequence ATGACGCGGAAATCGACGCTCGTCGGCACCCTGCTGCTGCTCGTCTCGGGTCTGCCCGCCCCGGTGACGGCGCAGCAGCCGATCACCCTGGATGACGTCGAGGAAGGCCTGCCGATCATCAGCGCCGACGAACCCGGAATCGGCCGGTTCTCGGCGGAACAGGCCGCGACGTACCTCGATCGCTCGGCCTTGAACTGGCAGAAGACCAAGACGTGCGCCACCTGCCACTCGAACCTGTTCTACCTGGCCGCCCGCCCGGCGCTGGCCGAGGTCCAGCCGGACTCGGGAGAGGTCCGACGCTTCTACGAGGATTACCCCCGGGTCCGCTGGCAGTCGAGGACGCCGACGGAGGCCCAGGGCTTCTGGCCGGTCGTCGTCGGGGCCGGATTGACGCTCAACGACGCGCAGTCGTCGGGCACGCTGAGCGACGAGGCCCGCCAGGTGCTCGACCTCATGTGGACCGTCCAGCGCGAGGACGGCGGCTGGAACTGGCCCCATTGCGACTACGCGCCGCTGGAGATCGACGACCATTACGGCGTCACGGTCGCCGCGCTCGCCGTCGGCGTCGCCCCCGGCGGCTACGCCGAGACGCCCCGGGCCCGCTCGGGCCTCGAGAAGGTGCGCACGTACTTCGAGGCCAATCCGCCCAAGTCGCTGCATCATCGCGCCATGCTCGCCTGGTGTTCGGTGCGGGTCGACGGGATCACCACGCCGGAGCGGCGCGAGCAGACGCTGGCCGAGCTGCTGGCCCGGCAACTGGACGACGGCGGCTGGTCCACGGCGGGCTTGCTCACCGACTGGAAGGGGCTCGAGGTCGAGGACGATCGGCCGCTGGACACCGCGACCAGCGACGGCTACGCGACCGGCTTCGTGATCGTGGTCGCCCGGGAGCTGGGCGTCCCGGCGGACGACCCGAGGCTGGCCCGGGGCATCTCCTGGGTGATGGCCAATCAGCGGGAGAGCGGCAAGTGGTTCACCCGCTCCCCGGTCCGGGACTGCGGCAACCGCATCTCCAACGCGGGCAGCGCCTTCGACATCCTCGCCTTGCAGGCCTGCGGCGAGCTGCCCGGCGGGCCCTTCGGCAGCACCAAGAAACGGGACGGTGAATGA
- a CDS encoding M56 family metallopeptidase encodes MIPADVPGIEALDRLAGSWAGLAWAVLWQSTLLVGAFTLVSRALRRSSPGLRYWLWQVAAVKLLLMPIWSVSVSLPATAAGDDGPGPARGAIDRPGRSFEGPTTGPAPFPISVEEGDQAPIDSARGWPRLGEVGWRTWLMLGWGLAVAFQGSRIVRQRRRLDLLLGRARLADDPGLVALAARLSDRVGLRRPPRVLVVDGIDSPFVCGLARPTLVMPDGLPELLDPGALRSVLLHELAHLRRRDLLWDWIPTLARVLFPMLPAALVVSARIRLERELACDQVAMVLGGQDAAGYASTLVAVVGRSSAPPAPRSSARAPIDVPTIP; translated from the coding sequence ATGATCCCGGCCGACGTCCCGGGCATCGAGGCCCTCGACCGCCTGGCCGGGTCCTGGGCGGGGCTGGCCTGGGCGGTCCTCTGGCAGTCGACGCTGCTGGTCGGGGCCTTCACGCTCGTCTCCCGGGCCTTGCGGCGGTCGTCGCCGGGCCTGCGCTACTGGCTCTGGCAGGTGGCGGCCGTCAAGCTGCTGCTGATGCCGATCTGGAGCGTCTCGGTCTCCCTGCCGGCGACGGCCGCCGGGGACGACGGCCCGGGACCTGCTCGGGGGGCGATCGATCGGCCCGGCCGTTCGTTCGAGGGGCCGACGACGGGCCCGGCCCCGTTCCCGATCTCGGTCGAGGAGGGCGACCAGGCCCCGATCGATTCGGCGAGAGGATGGCCGAGGCTCGGGGAGGTCGGCTGGCGGACCTGGCTGATGCTCGGCTGGGGCCTCGCGGTCGCCTTCCAGGGTTCGAGGATCGTCCGGCAGCGCCGTCGGCTGGACCTCCTGCTGGGCCGGGCGCGCCTTGCCGACGACCCGGGCCTGGTCGCCCTGGCGGCGCGCCTCTCCGATCGGGTCGGGCTGCGTCGACCGCCCCGGGTCCTGGTCGTCGACGGCATCGATTCCCCCTTCGTCTGCGGCCTCGCCCGGCCGACGCTGGTGATGCCCGACGGGCTGCCCGAGCTGCTCGACCCCGGGGCCTTGCGCTCGGTCCTGCTGCACGAGCTGGCCCACCTCCGGCGCCGGGACCTGCTCTGGGACTGGATCCCGACCCTTGCCCGGGTCCTCTTCCCGATGCTGCCGGCGGCGCTGGTCGTCTCGGCCCGGATCCGGCTGGAGCGGGAGCTGGCCTGCGACCAGGTCGCCATGGTCCTCGGCGGCCAGGACGCGGCCGGATATGCCTCGACCCTGGTCGCCGTGGTCGGCCGGTCGTCGGCCCCCCCTGCCCCTCGGTCGTCGGCCAGGGCCCCGATCGACGTTCCCACCATCCCCTGA
- a CDS encoding BlaI/MecI/CopY family transcriptional regulator: MAEPIPSLGELEVVVLRLVWREQPCSERRVTDLVREDRPVARTTVLKTIQRLEEKGLLVREAGEGRGPIRYRAAMEERRVLPALVRRFVDRMLGGSAAPLAAYLAESDGAGLSPEDLEALRQIARKIGEAPKPEDGP, encoded by the coding sequence ATGGCCGAGCCGATCCCGTCGCTGGGGGAGCTGGAGGTGGTGGTCTTGCGGCTGGTCTGGAGGGAGCAGCCGTGCTCGGAGCGCCGGGTCACGGACCTGGTGCGGGAGGATCGTCCGGTGGCCCGGACGACGGTCCTGAAGACGATCCAGCGGCTGGAGGAGAAGGGGCTGCTGGTCCGGGAAGCAGGCGAGGGACGGGGGCCGATCCGGTACCGGGCGGCGATGGAGGAGCGTCGGGTGCTCCCGGCGCTGGTCCGTCGGTTCGTCGACCGGATGCTGGGGGGCTCGGCGGCCCCGTTGGCGGCCTACCTGGCCGAGTCCGACGGCGCCGGGCTCTCCCCCGAGGACCTGGAGGCCCTCCGCCAGATCGCCCGCAAGATCGGCGAGGCCCCGAAGCCGGAGGACGGGCCATGA